TACATCCACCTTTGATCCTTACATACATGACTATACTGAACTATTGTTCCTTTCTGTAACTCATTTCAACCCGTTcctgaaactattgttccctcTCCTCATCACCTACTATCATCCCTACAGAACATTTAGCCCTTTTTGTTAATGTTCACCCTACATCACCTCCTCAGGCTTTCCTTAAAAGATGTCAAAGACACATCAAACAATTAGTTTATTTCCAAGAATATAAATGTAATTTTGTTGTTTCTAATCATGGTGTAATTTAGTCTCTTTTCAAGCCTTATCCCACTCTCATAAACACATATATCACGAACATCAacaaaaaaatgaaccaaaGTCCTATGTTGAAGCTACTCAACACCCTCATTGGGTTGCTGCCATGACCTAAGAACTTAATGCCCTAGACACAAACCATACATGGTCTCTTATTGATCTCCCTAATGACAAGAAGGCAATAGGATGCAAATGGGTTTTCAGAACCAAGCTGAAAGCAAATGGTAGTTTGGAAAGATATAAGGCTAGACTTGTGGCTAAGGGATACAATCAAAGCTATGGTGTTGACTTTAAAGAAAGATTTTCTCCCGTTGTCAAAATTACAACAATACCATCTATGCTAGCTATTGCTGCTCACAATCATTAGCCCATATACCAATTGGATGTGAATAACGTTTTCCTATATAGCGACTTACATGAGGAACTCTTGATGAAAGTCCCTAAAGGCCTGTGTTATAGACAAGAAAGTATTTAAACTCAACAAATCCCTCTATGGTTTAAAATGGGCTTCTCGCCAATGATTTGCATAACTTTTCCATGCCTTGCAACAACACAAATTTCAACAGTCCAAATATAATTATTCCTTATTCATAAAAACGGCAGACAATTATATAACACAATAATCGTGGTTTATGTTGATAATATACTAATTATTAGTAACAATGCTACTACCATTGATTCCTTGGAAGAAAACCTCAATTCTACTTTTAGTATCAAAGATCTTAGGTCTATACATTTTTTTCTTGGGAATAGAAGGAGGCTACAACAACAAGGGCATCAATTTCACTTAAGAAAAATCCACCAAAGAATTAATTTCAGATAgtggttttatcaattttagaaAAGTGCTTGTCCCTTTACCTACCAACCTTAAACTGTCAGTCTCTGGATGTACACTAACATCTGACCCATCTCTATATAAAAGCCTTGTTGGCAAACTTAACTTCCTTACAAATACAAGGCCCGTTATATCCTACTTTGTTCAGATACTAAGTCAATTTATGTAGAATCCTACTAACTTACATTTCACTGCTCTCAAATATACTTTATCCTATGTCATTCATACTGTTGGTCAAGGTATCACCCTACAAGTTGCAACTATACTCAACCTTTAACCCTTCATAGACTCAGATTGGGTCTCATGTGTGGACACCAGGAAGTCCATAATAGGCTACCTCATTATGCTTAGTCAATCCCCCGTAGATTGAAAatctaaaagaagaaaaaaaacaaacaacaatTGCTAAATCCAATTCGAACGCTAAATATAGAGCTATTGCATCAACATCTGCAGAGGTCACTTTGCTAGTAAGACTTCTTACTAATTTTGGCATCCCCCTTTTCCAACCGGTCACTATTCTGTGACAATCAGTCTACAATACATATAGCCAAGAACCTCGTCTTCCATGAACGGACCAAACACATTGAAATTAATTGCCATTTTATTAGGGACAAGATTCTTGAAGGGCTGATTGAGTTATCCTATCTACTTACTAAACTCCAACTTGCAGACATTCTAACAAAAGCTCTACCTTCACCTCAACTCCAAGAATTACTATCCAAACTAGGTGTCTCTTACACACCACCTAGTTTGAGGGGAGCGTTGGAAATCAACGGTATGAGACCAGCAACAATCAGCAATCCATATAAACAAACACATCAACAACAATCTAATCTAACAATATAAAGAAACACATAGTTAGTTAGATTGTAACTAACTTCTACATTGTAACATGAAAGTTTTTGATTTACTACTTTTAAGTTCAAGTATATCTTCTATAAATAGCTTGTATAGTTCTCCTTTGTAAAACCAATTCTAATCAATAAAGAGTGGAACATTTAAGATTGAATTGTGGCTTTAATCTTATCTTTTGCTGAGTTTAACCATGCTATATGTTTCAAATTTGAATCCAACCAGTCCTTATCCAATTTTCTAAAGATTGACCGATTAATCTGACAAGTATACACTCTACTAAGGACATGATAAGAGTTGTGTTTGATGAATCTGTAAATCGTGAGCATGTCAAGAAATCAAGAACCTTCATTTCCCTATTCTAATCCCCTTGTTCTTAGTTTGAATGATCATATAATTGACAAGGGTTATTATCCACTCACATCAGTATACACACTAACATCAGTATTAACATTAAGCAACCAACAACCAAAAGCAGTAGTATATAACAAAATGAATTCTACTGACATTAACAAATAAAAGAATGCACTGCTCGCCAATGTATGGGAAGAATTACAATTATCCGAAACAAACTCATCCTACTTTCTAAGAGAGAAAAGGAACCAAATATTGCCCAAACTTTTATCTAAACTAGTCTATAAATGGTACACATTCATGAAGTCCTAAGTAAATTTTGTTGACGAAACAAAAAGGCCAATGTCAAACAGATGACGAAGCAGGCATTTAACATGTTCAAAACAAGAACACCCTGCAGTTTTTCTGTTTGAAGGACGAGCATTTAAGCACCACCTACCGCTGCACTCTGAGCCGGGCTATTGGAGCGTCCACCACGGCCACCACCCCTTCCACGGTCTCCACCCCTCCCACGACCACGGCCTGAAATGTAAGAAAAAGACTTAGGATAGACAAGTATAAAGTAAGCTTTTATTTATGATTGGTGCACTTCACTCATTCCTTATTCATTCCTACAGGCATAAAGCAATGTCAATAAGCAGAGATTTCATCAACTTAGATGTCAAAAGGTGAACATGCCAACATGCACACTCTAATGGTGCTTTATGTGCATAATGCAACAGATTAAGCTTGTATCAAGATGGCTCATTTTGGAAACTCATGAGCAGACACAGGTATTAATCAGATCAGatgatataaaaatatttatataatttatgtgCCCAACGCAACACCACCTAAGCTATATTACCGAAACAGAGAACCAAAATGAACGTCACCAATTTTCTTGAACTTCAGTATCATCAAATAAACAAACAGCAGGGAATACTTACCACGGCCTGGAAACGGAGGTCCACGAATGTAACCACCTGCATTTTCCTGAGGGTCAACCATAGAACTGTTGTAACTGTACCCTCCCCGTCCATGACCACGGATGCCACGACCTCTGCCTCTGCCCCTACCCCTGGAATAACCTCTGTTCTGATCCCAGCCACCATCCTCATACTCAGTAGACATTAATCCATTGCCTGAAACAAATGTATTTCCCTTAAATAACTAAAAGCAAACACACATGTTTTGATCAAGTAGTGGTATCCTTGTTTAAGTATAAGTAGATTATCAAGAAACATAATAAGCCATCAGCCATATCAAGGCAACAATACTGACCAGCTGGACCTCTGCCTCTTCCCCTTCCTCTTACTCTACCACCGCGACCCCTACCTCGATTATTCGGAGAGCCGTCTGAAAAATTAGGAGATGTAAAATTCAGGAATTTTATTTGAAGACTCTCACAATCCAAGCATGCATGCTAGAAATACTATACCTCtgtcataatcataatcattaaAGGCTTTCACTTGATCAGTAGGCAATGGAGGTTGATACCTACAGTTTATGACATTGAATTCACTTAGCTGAAAGCAAACCAGTAGGTTAACTAGACAACTAAAAACACAGGAACCTTGTCACTCAGTTCATATATATTCTCAAAACTTTTGTTCTAATGAATTTCAAAGGCCCGGGAATCCAAATAAGaaagaaatttgaaaaagtgAATCATATTTAAAACACTTGCCAATTTTCATCATATAAGTAAAATTACATCAAAAGAAAAGATATAACAATGAGTATCTCTTCTTTTATTGTGACTTCTACAGCACACAGGGGATGAAGGTAAACAAAAAAGAACTCATTAACTGTCACTAACACTAGTAAGAGACTTTAATAACAAGTCAGGTAGTATCTATTCTCAATATAACAAATAACGCCAGAAATACAATAAGTAACACAAAGCTTAATGACATCTACAGGAAACACAAACTGCAAATGGACAGATTGACTCTTTCAGGTAAACAAACCATTCTTTGACATAAATGAAATCAAAACATGCTAAGTAGAAAATATTACTAACCCAACAGCTGATGTATTCATCTCCTTTTTTGAAAGAGTTATAGTTACCATTGACACATGCCTTGTGGTTTCAATGCTGCAATTGTATAGGTAACTATATTAGAGCACACATGATTGGGACAAAGCTATATTTTCAGTATACTCGAGCCACAAGCAGCTTCAACTCTACctcaaagaaaatgaaaaggtgGAAATAAATGCAATAAAACTCTACAGTGATTAAGAAAATTCTTACGGGAGAAGGCCTTCCTCAATTGGCTCCCATGTATCAGTGATACCTGTGGATCCAATTGATGTGATCTGATGCAGACCGACAATTCTTCTCTGCCAATGATTATAAAACACCAAGGATTATAAGAACAGGTTGAGAAAACAAAAGGACCAAACGAATGACAGCGTGTAACAAGCAATACCTTAATGAGCTCCACAATTGTCACAGTCTTGTTAATTGCTCTTCCCATGGCCTTGAACACAATTTCATCAGAGCCCTTTTCCTGAACAGATGTCAAGATAATTAAGATGAGAATTTGACTGGGGCAGAAGCTTTCATAAAATATTTGCAAACAGACAACACAACAGAAAGATGGCAAAAAAGACACCCTAATTAACAAACTTCAGGAATGAATAGACTAAAAGTAAACACATTTTAACCTTCAGCACATTATCCGTATTCCGAATTTTCATATCGATACAGACCAACCAATTTTTTATAGCAATCGTCGACATTATCCAAGCGTCATCCAGCTGAAAacttgcaaaaaaaaaaggtgactaaataataaatctatttcTTATCTAACAAGAGGAAGATCATAGTATGCAGAAAAAGGTGCATATACCCCATAAAAAAATGACTGGATACATCCTATGGGACGACCTTCCACATGAACAAAAAATTTGTTCTCTAACCAATCAACCCTATCTTTAACTTGGTTTGAACTTTTCCCTCTTTAATCTTATGTTCTTCAAGCTTCTCCCCCTTTTTTAACTACCCTTTCACTTGTATGTGATCCATCAGTAGACCCCATCGTTCTACACCAAGCAGTAGGCAGCCCAGCCTCCATTAGGCTCCACGAATAAGCTGCTCAATTTAGATgaatattcttaattttaataccGACAGGATTAATCATAAATCCACCATTTCTACACTATTCATCTGCTCCCTTCTCTCCAAAATAATAGTTGCATATACCTCTTCAAAAATAGCACTCTAATAACTACTTAAGTCCCCATTTGCCCCTTACATCCAAAAACCTCGAAAGCTTGTTAGGAACAAGCAGCAAACTGACTGCAGCATAAATGCATAATTGAACTCTCAAAAAGTCTTCTGTAATTTGAGTGATGGAGAGTATGAAATAACTAATAGTGCATTAACAATTTTTAAGTTAAGCCGTTTACCTTTAATATTGTTACCTAACCCATTAACCATATGCCTCATACCCTCTCACCCTTTTCTTTCATTACTTGACTTCACTTCTACCTTATACCCGTTACCCGAAAACCGAATCCCTTCTCTCTGGTTCATAAATTTACTCATTGTTCAACACCAAACGGCAAGAAGCCCAATCTCTATCAAAAGCTGATCACTTTATACTTAATATACTCTACATTAGCAtccataattataaaatcagaCCAAATACTCTTCTATAGTTGCATTTCCTCTTCAAAAATACtactttaatttcttcaaattgAGCTCATAAGAAAATCTCTACCTAATTTGAGTGACGATATAAAAGCGTAAACATTTTTTTAGTACTTTAATCCCAAGCTTTAAAGCAACAAAGTTTTCCCCCTCAATAActtaacaacaatgtcaaagccctAACCAAGAGAACAAACTCCCTACATCAATAGGTGCATATCAAACCCATTATTCTTCTATAGTTGCATATACTTCTTCAAAACTACTACTTTAATGTCTTCAAATTGAACTCTCAAGAAAAATCTCTACTTAAATGGACCGACAAAATAGAGGACTAAACTACTGGAAGCGTAAATATTTTTTCTGTACAAACATTCACCTTCAATCACCAAACAAACGTAGGGCAACACAACACTTATTAAATTGACATTCCATAAAATCTCAAGCAATACAGCAACAACTTTTTCCCACTCAATAacataacaacaacaatgtcaaagccttaacTAAGAAAGCAAAATCCCTCCATCTACTAGTTGCATATGACTTTTTATTGAACTCTAAAGAAAAACCTTACGTAATTTATGAAAAACACAACAAAACAGTTTTTCAAATACAGACATTCACCTTTAATCACCAAACATATGTAGAATAACACAATGATTATTCGAATTGAGTTTAGGAAAAATTCCAATCAATAATTCATGAACTTTTCCCACtcaacaacacaataataacaaagtcAAAGACTTGATCCCGTAATAAAAATCCCTCTAACTATACACCTCTACAAAAATAGTACTCCAATGTCTTAAAATGAAACCCTCAAGATATATCCTACTAATGACCAACCTACTGGGAgcataaacaatttttttcagTACAAACATCCACCTTCAATAACTAAACAAATGTAGGACAATACAACGACcatttgatttacaattctcCCTTGATCTATCCTCCATAATATTTCCAATGAAAAAAGGTAGGACAACACAATGGCTATGCACTGCAGCTTTCCattaaattcaaaacaataaagtaCCAACATATACCTctcaacaacaatgtcaaagcggTAATCACAAAAACCACTCCCTCCATTTATCCCcgataatattttaaatgaaaaaaaaacacttgATGAATAAATTCAATATTATATCACAAACcaatttgataaataatatattccttCGTCCCATCCAATTTgataccattttttttttgacaaatgtAGCAAAATGTAATATACAGACGGAATACACAAAAGGGTAACCCTGTGCACAAAGTGTCCCGGAAAAAATATAGACCTGAAGAAGAGTCATGGCGTAGGAAATATAATTCCGCATTCTTCCTTGGCTTGTAATACGAATCTCATTCTCATCAATTGGTGTTTCAACTTTAGGCTTCTCTACCTTGACATATTGTTCCATATTTTCTCTGAAAATACAAAAACAATACAATTGAATCAATTTTATATCCTCAAATGTAGGAAGAAAACGAAGGAAAAACATGGATTAAAtcaagaaataaagaaaaaccAAGAAGGGAAGAATTTCGAGAGAAACCCTTAAAAGATTGAGCAAATTGAACCCAGAAACAGCAGAAATAGGAAGGAAGAACCCTGTTCTTGAGCTATGTATCTTCTTTTGCGCCCTAGAATTGTTGGCTGACTTCTTATATTGGTTTTATAATCCccttgttttttcttcttgaaGATTCAATTTTTACCctaacttttatttatagttcaaTCCAGTCCCATGTAGACTCGGCCTTCTATTAAGAATAGCAATTTGTTAATGTAGGTGATTAGACTTCTTCAAGTATTTACTGAATTAGTGGGTCATATGTCATAAACAAAATATTCCAATCTTTGATAAAAATCcaatatgaaaatataattcCAATCTGAAATACAAATCAAACCGTTTTGacgtattttttaatttgtccgATTTTTTAGTTTCACGTAActattattaattgaaatttgctatattttttgtttatttatttatgttgagtcaaaatttatttgttatagccttaaaaattatatattggtTATATTCTATATTATTTACGGCTGACAtatttgtgtcattttctttttAGATTAAGTCAATCTAACTAtctcatttctttttttggTAGATTAATATTACCACATTAATCTTACGACACTAACCATATTTTAAACTTTACCCTTACTAACTCAACTTAAATTTACATTAACAAAACACACGTAACATGGTTAATCTAACCTAAATATCAATAACCTAATCTGAACAATGCAATCCGTTAAGCCTTCTTTCCGTTTTTAAGTAACCCTAGCTTCATCAATCCCTTAGTCCCTCACTAATCAGCCTTCTTCCACATTTCAGGGCTCTTCTTAAGAACCCTAAAAGTTTTCAAATAACCTTTTTAATTGACTCATATGTCATTACCAAAATATTCCAATCTCTGACGAAAacccaatatgaaaatataattccaaccaaaaatacaaaatacaaatataaccgttttgatgcatttttttaatttgttcggCTTTTCAGTTTTacatgatcatttttagttgaCATCTGCTaccttttttgttaatttatttacattgagtcaaaatttattttttatagccTTAAAGGTGTGTATTGGTCATGATCTATATTGATTACGACCAAcatattattttcttgttaGTTTAAGTCAGTCTAACTGTCTCAATTCTATTTTTGGTAGATTGATATTACCACATTAATCTTTCGACACTAACCATATTTGAATCTTTACCCTTACTAACTCAACTTAAATTTACATTAACAAAACAAACCTAACATCATTAATCTAACCTAAATATCATTAACCTAATCTAAACAACCCAATCCCTTAACCCTTCTTTCCATTTTTAAGTAACCTTAGCATCATCAATTCCTCAGTCCCTCACTAATTAGCCTTCCTCCACATTTAAGGGCTCTTCTTAAGAACCCTAAAAGTTTTCAAACAACCTTTTTAA
This Amaranthus tricolor cultivar Red isolate AtriRed21 chromosome 13, ASM2621246v1, whole genome shotgun sequence DNA region includes the following protein-coding sequences:
- the LOC130797506 gene encoding glycine-rich cell wall structural protein 2-like, with protein sequence MEQYVKVEKPKVETPIDENEIRITSQGRMRNYISYAMTLLQEKGSDEIVFKAMGRAINKTVTIVELIKRRIVGLHQITSIGSTGITDTWEPIEEGLLPIETTRHVSMVTITLSKKEMNTSAVGYQPPLPTDQVKAFNDYDYDRDGSPNNRGRGRGGRVRGRGRGRGPAGNGLMSTEYEDGGWDQNRGYSRGRGRGRGRGIRGHGRGGYSYNSSMVDPQENAGGYIRGPPFPGRGRGRGRGGDRGRGGGRGGRSNSPAQSAAVGGA